A region from the Cyprinus carpio isolate SPL01 chromosome A8, ASM1834038v1, whole genome shotgun sequence genome encodes:
- the LOC122134339 gene encoding uncharacterized protein LOC122134339, with amino-acid sequence MNNPTLLHFYKTKGKNVCVLMLLCVPLSMMDIPGPCKHAITMDHLLQLKQLISNQLRNGCSITYTFIERKHLSMVCYVKATLPRVLELFNVHFKYVRDSGSAQAVFSIQNLILNIYSHHCIPSLNEELEEDPVAFERQYNESPAQALQRVEEVLSLYLHLITTTNTSLNWTCEQEYSSNLPPTVTQLTTSTESAVELFWQDPQGSFSDDFYRLGFIVVCICGAFLILLTAYCLLERKKLQRQLHRTRISSDWGLQVVENFEIQEDVYQMNDRWTQCGSHISTAF; translated from the exons ATGAACAACCCTACACTCCTTCACTTCTACAAAACCAAG GGGAAGAATGTGTGTGTTCTCATGCTACTGTGTGTTCCCCTCTCCATGATGGACATCCCTGGTCCTTGCAAACATGCCATCACTATGGACCACCTGCTTCAACTAAAACAACTG ATCAGTAACCAGTTGCGGAATGGCTGTTCAATTACATATACATTCATTGAGAGAAAACACCTG AGCATGGTGTGTTATGTGAAGGCTACTCTACCAAGGGTGCTTGAACTGTTTAATGTCCACTTCAAATACGTGCGGGACTCAGGAAGTGCTCAAGCAGTGTTCTCCATACAGAACCTCATCCTCAACATCTACTCCCACCACTGCATACCTTCACTGAACGAGGAACTGGAG GAGGACCCTGTAGCATTCGAGAGGCAATACAATGAGTCTCCTGCTCAGGCACTTCAAAGAGTCGAGGAGGTTCTGTCCCTCTACTTGCATCTCATCACAACCACAAACACTTCTCTTAACTGGACCTGCGAGCAAGAGTACAGCAGCAATCTACCCCCTACTGTAACACAGCTAACCACTAGCACAG AGTCTGCGGTGGAATTATTCTGGCAAGATCCGCAGGGGTCCTTCAGCGATGATTTCTACAGACTGGGCTTCATTGTGGTCTGCATCTGTGGAGCATTTCTTATCCTACTCACTGCCTACTGCCTCCTAGAGAGAAAG AAGCTGCAGCGTCAGCTTCACAGAACAAGAATATCATCAGACTGGGG ATTACAAGTTGTCGAAAACTTTGAAATCCAAGAGGATGTAT ACCAGATGAATGACCGATGGACACAGTGTGGCTCACACATTTCCACTGCCTTCTAA